Proteins from one Pseudarthrobacter sp. BIM B-2242 genomic window:
- a CDS encoding ABC transporter permease, with the protein MSVLPANEPVVNPRAPFYRRLPVISHFQKSVGLQRGMLVAGLVLTALFLLTACFAPLLAPYGYAQLSDADGNFPTQEAPGGKHLLGTTVGGYDVFSRVVWGAQTALFVIVVAVLMSIVIGVILGLVSGYIGGWLDRILVVIADAVYAFPSLLVAIVMAIVISGGQSSLIGGVFAAGTAITLVFIPQYFRVIRAETVRLKAEPFVESAKVVGASNIRIMTRHIYKNATRTLPLIFTLNASEAILTLAGLGFLGFGIEPSSAAEWGFDLNKALADTTSGIWWTGLFPGLAIVLTVVGLTLVGESINDLNDPRLRGRKAAGTTGGPDSSVAGQAAISADVRGF; encoded by the coding sequence ATGAGCGTCCTTCCCGCAAACGAGCCCGTGGTGAACCCCCGGGCACCGTTCTACCGCCGGCTGCCGGTGATTTCGCATTTCCAGAAAAGCGTCGGACTCCAGCGCGGCATGCTGGTGGCAGGCCTCGTCCTGACCGCGCTCTTCCTCCTGACAGCGTGCTTCGCACCCCTGCTGGCGCCCTACGGTTACGCCCAGCTCTCAGATGCCGACGGCAACTTCCCCACCCAGGAGGCCCCCGGCGGAAAGCACCTCCTCGGCACTACCGTGGGCGGGTATGACGTCTTCTCCCGGGTTGTCTGGGGTGCGCAGACCGCCCTGTTCGTCATTGTGGTGGCGGTCCTGATGTCCATCGTCATCGGGGTGATCCTTGGCCTGGTGAGCGGCTACATTGGCGGCTGGCTGGACCGGATCCTGGTGGTCATCGCCGACGCGGTGTACGCGTTTCCGTCCCTGCTTGTGGCCATCGTGATGGCCATCGTGATCAGCGGCGGCCAGTCCAGCCTCATCGGCGGCGTCTTCGCGGCCGGCACAGCCATCACCCTGGTGTTCATTCCGCAGTATTTCAGGGTCATCCGTGCCGAAACCGTCAGGCTGAAGGCCGAGCCCTTTGTGGAGTCCGCCAAAGTGGTGGGAGCCTCGAACATCCGCATCATGACCCGGCATATCTATAAAAATGCCACGCGGACCCTGCCGCTGATCTTTACGCTCAACGCCTCGGAAGCCATCCTGACACTGGCCGGGCTCGGCTTCCTCGGATTCGGTATCGAGCCGAGCTCCGCCGCCGAGTGGGGTTTCGACCTGAACAAGGCGCTCGCCGACACCACCTCCGGCATCTGGTGGACGGGCCTCTTTCCCGGCCTGGCCATCGTGTTAACGGTGGTCGGACTCACCCTCGTCGGGGAAAGCATCAATGACCTAAATGATCCGCGCTTGCGCGGGCGCAAAGCCGCAGGCACCACGGGCGGGCCGGATTCATCGGTAGCCGGGCAGGCGGCCATCTCAGCGGATGTGAGGGGATTTTGA
- a CDS encoding ABC transporter permease, whose protein sequence is MTTLIDAPPIDADGILPASKKSSGGGLGQYILVRFLLIFPTIFILVTMVFFLMRITGDPITAAMGGRLPAEQLQERIHNAGYDRPILVQYFEYLGQLATGNFGRTLTDNRAVSEMLATYGSATLELSVNALIIALLVGIPLGMIAAQRRDHAPDAILRVFAILCYATPVFFAGMLLKLTFAVWLGWLPVAGRAKTSSELALTSLQAPTGIYWLDAVRSGNMAALGDVMAHAVLPAVALGLLTAGIFLRLVRTNVIGTLGKDYVEAGRSRGVSEFRLVTKHAYKPALIPIITVMGLQIAVMLGGAVLTEKTFEWKGLGFQLANYLTARDFVAVQGIVVLLAIIVAVTNFIVDIVAALIDPRVRY, encoded by the coding sequence ATGACAACTTTGATTGACGCGCCGCCCATCGACGCAGACGGAATCCTTCCGGCCAGTAAAAAATCTTCAGGCGGCGGACTGGGACAGTACATCCTGGTCCGGTTCCTCCTGATCTTTCCCACCATATTCATCCTCGTCACCATGGTGTTCTTCCTGATGCGGATCACGGGCGATCCCATCACGGCCGCCATGGGCGGCAGATTGCCCGCCGAACAGCTGCAGGAACGCATCCACAACGCCGGCTACGACCGGCCCATCCTGGTGCAGTACTTCGAATACCTCGGGCAGCTGGCAACAGGCAACTTCGGCCGGACCCTGACTGACAACCGGGCAGTTTCCGAGATGCTGGCCACCTACGGGTCCGCCACCCTGGAGCTCTCCGTCAACGCCCTGATCATCGCGCTGCTGGTGGGTATTCCGCTGGGCATGATCGCCGCCCAGCGCCGCGACCATGCTCCGGACGCCATCCTCAGGGTCTTCGCGATCCTCTGCTACGCAACCCCGGTGTTCTTCGCCGGAATGCTGCTCAAACTGACCTTCGCAGTCTGGCTGGGGTGGCTGCCGGTGGCCGGGCGCGCCAAAACGTCCAGCGAACTGGCCCTGACCTCTCTCCAGGCTCCTACCGGGATCTACTGGCTGGACGCCGTGCGCAGCGGGAACATGGCGGCACTCGGCGACGTGATGGCACATGCAGTGCTTCCCGCCGTCGCCCTCGGTCTGCTGACCGCGGGAATCTTCCTCCGGCTTGTCCGCACCAACGTGATCGGCACCCTGGGCAAGGACTATGTGGAAGCCGGCCGCTCCCGCGGAGTCAGCGAATTCCGGCTGGTGACCAAGCACGCCTACAAGCCGGCGCTGATTCCCATCATCACGGTCATGGGGCTGCAAATCGCAGTGATGCTGGGCGGTGCCGTCCTCACGGAGAAGACCTTCGAATGGAAGGGCCTGGGCTTCCAGCTGGCCAACTACCTGACGGCACGCGACTTTGTGGCGGTCCAGGGCATTGTGGTCCTGCTGGCCATCATTGTGGCCGTCACCAACTTCATCGTGGACATTGTGGCCGCGCTGATCGATCCCCGCGTGAGGTACTGA
- a CDS encoding ABC transporter substrate-binding protein, giving the protein MTKSTPAWRSAIALAGVSAFALTACTGPSGGGGTSTENAGGGTITYGTTDKVVTLDPAGSYDGGSFMVMNQIYPFLLNYKPGTADATPDIAESASFTSPTEYTVKLKSGLKFANGNTLDSSDVVFSFKRVVAINDPNGPASLLSNMSTVEAKDPTTVVFTLKAANDQVFPGVLASNPGPIVDEQVFPADKVMDDDAIIQGKPFAGQYTIESYKKNELVSFKPNAEYKGLLGAASNDGANLKHYADPNNLKLDVQQGNIDVAGRILTATDVADLEKDSKVKVHKGPGGELRYMVFNFDTMPFGAKTPEADPAKALAVRQAVAHLVDRDVIASQVFKNTYTPVYSYVPQGFEGASEPLKSLYGDGSGKPSLEKAKKVLADAGVSSVVDLKLQYTDRYGTSAADEYALVKQQLEQSGLFTVDLKSTEWTTYTKERRADAYPVYQLGWFPDYSDADNYLTPFFIPNNFLGNHYENPAVTEIINKQLVTTDKAERSKLIGEAQEAIAKDLSTIPLLQGAQVMVAGTDVKGVEMTLDASFKTRLGVMSK; this is encoded by the coding sequence ATGACCAAGAGCACTCCAGCCTGGCGCAGCGCAATCGCGCTCGCAGGCGTTTCCGCCTTCGCTTTGACAGCCTGCACGGGCCCCTCCGGCGGCGGCGGAACTTCAACAGAGAACGCCGGTGGCGGCACCATTACGTACGGAACGACTGACAAAGTAGTCACGCTCGATCCTGCAGGCTCGTACGATGGCGGGTCGTTTATGGTGATGAACCAGATCTACCCGTTCCTGCTGAACTACAAGCCCGGCACTGCGGACGCCACCCCCGACATCGCAGAGTCAGCCTCGTTCACCAGCCCCACCGAGTACACGGTCAAGCTCAAGTCCGGCCTCAAATTCGCCAACGGGAACACGCTCGACTCCTCGGACGTGGTCTTTTCCTTCAAGCGCGTTGTAGCAATCAATGACCCCAACGGTCCGGCCTCCCTGCTATCGAATATGAGCACCGTTGAGGCCAAGGACCCCACAACGGTGGTCTTCACGCTCAAAGCGGCCAACGACCAGGTGTTCCCGGGCGTCCTCGCGTCCAACCCCGGGCCCATCGTGGATGAACAGGTGTTCCCTGCAGACAAGGTCATGGATGACGATGCCATCATCCAGGGCAAGCCGTTCGCGGGCCAGTACACAATTGAAAGCTACAAAAAGAACGAGCTTGTCAGCTTCAAACCTAATGCTGAGTACAAGGGCCTGTTGGGCGCGGCTTCCAATGACGGTGCGAACCTCAAGCACTACGCCGACCCGAACAACCTCAAGCTGGACGTCCAGCAGGGCAACATCGACGTCGCCGGCCGCATCCTGACAGCAACCGATGTCGCCGACCTGGAGAAGGACTCCAAGGTCAAGGTCCACAAGGGCCCCGGCGGCGAACTCCGCTACATGGTATTCAACTTCGACACCATGCCGTTCGGGGCCAAGACCCCCGAAGCCGATCCGGCAAAGGCCCTGGCCGTCCGCCAGGCTGTGGCCCACCTCGTGGACCGGGACGTGATCGCCTCCCAGGTCTTCAAGAACACCTACACCCCGGTGTACTCCTACGTTCCGCAGGGCTTTGAAGGGGCATCCGAGCCGCTGAAGAGCCTTTACGGCGACGGCAGCGGCAAGCCCAGCCTCGAAAAGGCCAAGAAGGTGCTGGCAGACGCCGGCGTCAGCTCCGTGGTGGACCTGAAACTCCAGTACACCGACCGTTACGGCACGTCCGCGGCAGATGAGTATGCGCTTGTGAAGCAGCAGCTGGAGCAGTCGGGCCTCTTCACCGTGGACCTGAAGTCAACGGAATGGACCACGTACACCAAGGAGCGCCGTGCCGACGCGTACCCCGTCTACCAGCTTGGCTGGTTCCCGGACTACTCCGATGCGGACAACTACCTGACGCCGTTTTTCATTCCGAACAACTTCCTCGGAAACCACTACGAGAACCCGGCCGTCACGGAGATCATCAACAAGCAGTTGGTCACCACGGACAAGGCCGAGCGCAGCAAGCTCATTGGCGAAGCCCAGGAGGCCATCGCCAAGGACCTCTCCACCATCCCGCTGCTCCAGGGCGCGCAGGTCATGGTTGCCGGAACGGACGTGAAGGGTGTCGAAATGACGCTGGACGCCTCGTTCAAGACCCGTCTTGGCGTGATGTCCAAGTAG
- the mnmA gene encoding tRNA 2-thiouridine(34) synthase MnmA — MRVLAAMSGGVDSAVAAARAVEAGHDVVGVHLALSRMPGTLRTGSRGCCTIEDSRDAWRACDVLGIPYYVWDFSERFKEDVVQDFIDEYAAGRTPNPCMRCNERIKFAALLEKAIALGFDAVCTGHYAKVITDAEGNPELHRAADWAKDQSYVLGVLTHEQLKHSMFPLADTPSKAEVRAEAERRGLSVANKPDSHDICFIPDGDTAGWLAEKIEMTTGDIVDETGSKVGEHPGANAFTIGQRRGLKLGTPAADGKPRFVLEIRPKENKVVVGPQTLLAIDEIRGIKVSWAGLPIAEIETGAEFECHAQVRAHGDPVPATARMVTVPGEDAAQLLVTLTEPLRGVAPGQTVVLYQGSRVLGQATIDAARSLQRAEL; from the coding sequence ATGCGAGTCTTAGCAGCCATGAGCGGCGGAGTCGACTCCGCCGTAGCCGCAGCACGTGCCGTTGAAGCCGGGCATGACGTCGTGGGCGTTCACCTCGCGCTGTCCCGGATGCCAGGCACGCTGCGGACGGGCAGCCGGGGCTGCTGCACCATCGAAGACTCCCGCGACGCCTGGCGTGCCTGTGACGTGCTGGGTATCCCTTACTATGTCTGGGACTTCTCGGAGCGGTTCAAGGAAGACGTGGTCCAGGACTTCATCGACGAATACGCTGCCGGCCGCACACCCAACCCGTGCATGCGCTGCAATGAGCGGATCAAGTTCGCTGCGCTGCTGGAGAAGGCCATTGCCCTGGGCTTCGACGCCGTCTGCACCGGCCACTACGCGAAGGTGATCACCGACGCCGAAGGCAACCCCGAACTCCACCGTGCAGCGGACTGGGCCAAGGACCAAAGCTACGTCCTGGGCGTCCTGACCCACGAGCAGCTGAAGCACTCCATGTTCCCGCTGGCCGATACCCCCTCCAAGGCCGAAGTCCGTGCGGAAGCAGAGCGCCGCGGGCTCTCGGTGGCAAACAAGCCGGACAGCCATGACATCTGCTTCATTCCCGACGGCGACACCGCCGGGTGGCTGGCCGAAAAGATCGAAATGACCACCGGCGACATCGTGGACGAAACCGGATCCAAGGTGGGGGAACACCCGGGCGCCAACGCCTTCACCATCGGCCAGCGACGCGGCCTGAAGCTCGGCACCCCTGCAGCGGACGGCAAGCCCCGCTTCGTGCTGGAGATCCGGCCAAAGGAAAACAAGGTAGTCGTAGGGCCCCAGACGCTCCTGGCCATCGACGAGATCCGCGGCATCAAGGTCTCCTGGGCCGGCCTGCCCATCGCAGAGATCGAAACCGGGGCGGAGTTTGAGTGCCATGCCCAGGTCCGGGCGCACGGGGACCCGGTGCCGGCAACCGCACGCATGGTGACGGTTCCCGGCGAGGATGCGGCCCAGCTTCTGGTGACGCTGACCGAGCCGCTTCGCGGTGTCGCGCCCGGCCAGACTGTGGTCCTCTACCAGGGCAGCCGCGTACTCGGCCAGGCCACCATCGATGCTGCGCGGTCACTGCAGCGCGCCGAACTTTAG
- a CDS encoding NAD(P)/FAD-dependent oxidoreductase, which produces MGVRSIIIAGGGLAGATAAKTLRAEGFTGQVTVVGAESHHPYLRPPLSKEYLLGKAAEDAVPVVPAGWYSENDVDLRLGVRVTAVQARERRVQLDDGTSLAYESLLLATGASPRRLRLPGTELAGVSTFRTLDDSRRLRDQLSPGGKNVVMIGSGWIGMELAAAAATYGNHVTLLGLEEIPLAGAIGPDLGRFFRRLHEAQGVSFRLPASAREITGTDGTVTGVVTDSRELLPADIVIIAVGVVPETGLADAAGLALDNGILTDASLQTSEPGIYAAGDVANALHPFTGRHHRSEHWSNALNGGKVAAKAMLGQHATLSTIPYFYTDQFDISMEYSGFPALAAGAEPVIRGSLEDKEFIAFWQQDSRVVAGMSVNWPRKAQPGAQKTIKALISARTPVTAERLADASAGLDQLLPAPA; this is translated from the coding sequence ATGGGTGTCCGGAGCATCATCATTGCGGGCGGCGGGCTGGCCGGTGCCACGGCAGCCAAAACCCTGCGGGCTGAAGGGTTCACCGGGCAGGTAACCGTTGTGGGCGCCGAAAGCCACCACCCCTACCTGCGCCCGCCGCTGTCCAAGGAGTACCTGCTGGGCAAGGCTGCAGAGGACGCCGTCCCGGTGGTGCCGGCCGGCTGGTACTCGGAAAACGACGTCGACCTCCGCCTGGGCGTGCGGGTCACTGCCGTTCAGGCGCGGGAGCGCAGGGTCCAGCTCGACGACGGAACATCCCTGGCCTACGAGTCACTGCTGCTCGCCACCGGCGCATCTCCCCGGCGGCTGCGCCTCCCGGGTACTGAGCTGGCGGGCGTTTCTACCTTTCGCACCCTGGATGACAGCAGGCGGCTCCGCGACCAGCTGTCACCGGGCGGAAAGAACGTGGTGATGATCGGTTCAGGCTGGATCGGCATGGAACTGGCGGCCGCCGCGGCCACGTACGGCAACCACGTCACCCTGCTGGGCCTGGAGGAGATTCCCCTGGCCGGTGCCATCGGCCCGGACCTCGGACGGTTCTTCCGCCGCCTTCACGAAGCCCAAGGGGTCAGCTTCCGGCTGCCCGCCTCAGCGCGGGAGATCACCGGGACGGACGGGACCGTCACAGGGGTTGTGACGGACTCCCGCGAACTGCTCCCGGCGGACATTGTGATCATTGCCGTGGGTGTGGTTCCGGAAACCGGACTTGCCGACGCTGCCGGCCTGGCGCTGGACAACGGCATCCTTACAGACGCGTCGCTGCAAACCAGCGAACCCGGCATTTATGCCGCCGGCGACGTCGCCAACGCCCTGCATCCCTTCACCGGCCGGCACCACCGCAGCGAACACTGGTCCAACGCCCTGAACGGCGGCAAGGTGGCAGCGAAGGCGATGCTGGGCCAGCACGCCACGCTCAGCACAATTCCCTATTTCTATACAGACCAGTTCGATATCAGCATGGAGTACTCCGGCTTCCCCGCACTGGCTGCAGGCGCCGAACCTGTGATCCGGGGGTCGCTGGAGGACAAGGAGTTCATCGCATTCTGGCAGCAGGATTCCCGGGTTGTGGCCGGGATGAGCGTCAACTGGCCGCGGAAGGCCCAGCCCGGCGCGCAGAAGACCATCAAGGCCCTCATCTCAGCCCGGACGCCGGTGACAGCTGAACGCCTTGCCGACGCTTCCGCCGGACTCGATCAGCTCCTGCCGGCGCCTGCCTGA
- a CDS encoding cysteine desulfurase family protein — MPVYLDHAATTPLSAEALAAMTRELSRTGNPSSLHGSGRRARRSVEDARETIAKAAGAHPSEVIFTSGGTESDNLAVKGLYWARSGEDPSRRRILCSAVEHHAVLDTVEWLERHEGAEVTWLPVDGDGVVDLDVLGAELAREPESIALVTVMWANNEVGTIQPVHRIVELAHAAGIPVHSDAVQAFGSLPVDFKASGVDAMSVSGHKIGGPVGVGALLLGRAVKLTPVQHGGGQERDVRSGTLDTASIAAFAAAAEAATTGLAAEAARIAALRDRLIDGVLERVPEAVLRGAAGEGRLPGNAHFTFPGCEGDSLLFLLDLAGVESSTGSACTAGVPRPSHVLLAMGLDEETARGAQRFTLGHASTREDVDALLAALPAAYQRARQAGMAGHESSIQTAGTVARQAGAGRS; from the coding sequence GTGCCCGTCTACCTCGATCATGCCGCCACCACGCCGCTTTCTGCCGAGGCTCTGGCAGCCATGACGCGGGAGCTTTCCCGCACCGGAAATCCGTCCTCCCTGCATGGCTCGGGCCGCCGCGCCCGCCGCTCCGTGGAGGACGCCAGGGAAACAATCGCGAAGGCAGCCGGCGCCCATCCCTCCGAGGTCATCTTCACCTCCGGCGGCACTGAGTCGGACAACCTGGCCGTCAAGGGCCTGTATTGGGCCCGCTCCGGCGAGGACCCGTCCCGGCGGCGCATCCTATGCTCCGCCGTCGAGCACCATGCCGTGCTGGACACCGTCGAATGGCTGGAGCGGCACGAAGGTGCCGAGGTCACCTGGCTGCCGGTGGACGGGGACGGTGTGGTGGACCTGGACGTCCTCGGCGCCGAACTGGCGCGCGAACCGGAATCGATAGCCCTTGTGACCGTGATGTGGGCCAACAACGAAGTGGGCACCATCCAGCCTGTGCACCGGATTGTGGAACTGGCACACGCCGCGGGCATCCCGGTCCATTCCGATGCGGTACAGGCGTTCGGCTCGCTGCCCGTCGATTTCAAAGCCTCCGGCGTGGACGCGATGTCCGTCTCCGGGCACAAGATCGGCGGCCCCGTCGGTGTGGGTGCCCTGTTGCTGGGACGGGCGGTCAAGCTGACGCCGGTGCAGCACGGCGGCGGCCAGGAGCGCGATGTTCGCTCCGGGACGCTGGACACGGCATCCATTGCCGCGTTCGCCGCGGCAGCCGAAGCAGCCACCACCGGGCTCGCCGCCGAGGCGGCCCGCATCGCGGCACTCCGTGATCGGCTTATCGACGGTGTCCTTGAGCGCGTGCCGGAGGCTGTGCTTCGCGGAGCGGCAGGAGAGGGGCGTCTGCCGGGCAACGCGCACTTCACCTTCCCGGGCTGCGAGGGGGATTCGCTGCTTTTTCTGCTGGACCTTGCGGGGGTCGAATCGTCCACGGGGTCCGCCTGCACGGCCGGCGTGCCGCGCCCGTCCCATGTGCTTCTGGCCATGGGGCTGGACGAGGAAACGGCCCGCGGCGCGCAACGGTTTACGCTCGGACATGCCTCCACCCGGGAGGATGTGGATGCCCTGCTTGCAGCACTCCCCGCGGCATACCAGCGCGCCCGCCAGGCCGGAATGGCCGGACATGAATCGTCCATCCAGACTGCCGGTACGGTTGCGCGTCAGGCAGGCGCCGGCAGGAGCTGA
- a CDS encoding metalloregulator ArsR/SmtB family transcription factor — MRRLPWGRRMAAVASLGDDKRRQLFELIASADGAVGRDEAAVALGLPRSTASFHLDRLVQDGLLAVEFHKAAGKSGPGSGRPAKMYRPAANEVGASVPDRNYDLAGDLLAAAVEHSTATGEPVADSLRTTSYRKGQELAAGATGLAEFLAGEGYQPRPDGDGGLVLDNCPFHRLADGHPDVVCAMNGSFLQGAATACGEPEGRIASNSVPGQCCARITPP, encoded by the coding sequence ATGCGCAGACTTCCATGGGGACGCCGCATGGCAGCCGTGGCATCGCTGGGGGATGACAAGCGGCGGCAGTTGTTTGAGCTGATTGCCTCGGCGGACGGCGCGGTGGGGCGCGACGAAGCCGCCGTGGCCCTCGGCCTGCCCCGCAGTACTGCTTCCTTCCACCTCGACAGGCTGGTCCAGGACGGGCTGCTGGCAGTGGAATTCCACAAAGCGGCCGGCAAATCCGGTCCGGGTTCGGGCCGGCCCGCCAAGATGTATCGGCCTGCGGCCAACGAAGTGGGTGCCTCGGTGCCTGATCGGAATTACGATCTCGCCGGGGATCTGCTCGCCGCCGCCGTCGAACACTCCACGGCAACCGGCGAGCCCGTGGCTGATTCGCTGCGGACCACCTCGTACCGTAAAGGCCAGGAGCTGGCCGCCGGGGCGACGGGCCTGGCAGAGTTTCTGGCGGGGGAGGGCTATCAGCCACGGCCCGACGGCGACGGAGGCCTGGTGTTGGACAATTGCCCTTTCCATCGGCTCGCCGACGGTCACCCGGACGTGGTCTGCGCCATGAACGGTTCGTTCCTGCAGGGGGCCGCCACAGCATGCGGCGAGCCGGAAGGACGCATTGCATCGAACAGCGTCCCCGGGCAGTGCTGTGCACGGATCACGCCGCCCTGA
- a CDS encoding J domain-containing protein: protein MTESSSSYYEVLRVAVTATDKEIKVAYRRAARTAHPDHGGDAAAFRRVTAAYETLIDPSRRKAYDRSYAAGTAGNTFGAGDTEAHFDAPAAGSRASATVHRPNTPRNTAGDPAVYIPPYDTAAFEASGTVPLIPLSQASQQVHGMPRKRGIFGAEARIQREMRTVQLISRQVLPPIPAARLINGLQSPADNSHIDHALLSGYRLALIGSMLLPKGAYAWDGQSLRHGGRSIAPPQLAHVVRAMQDIFPELNVTGWTVIHSPDGNLHEPVIDRHKRSAGAGETVQVVNAAGLVRGLKQFLSSGPAPNTVNVQILARLLRGMH, encoded by the coding sequence TTGACCGAGAGCAGCAGCTCCTACTACGAGGTGCTCCGCGTCGCGGTGACAGCCACCGACAAAGAGATCAAGGTTGCCTACCGCCGGGCTGCGCGGACGGCGCATCCGGACCATGGCGGGGACGCCGCGGCGTTCCGCCGGGTAACGGCCGCGTACGAAACCCTGATAGACCCTTCGCGCCGTAAGGCCTACGACCGCTCGTACGCGGCGGGGACGGCCGGAAACACCTTCGGTGCCGGCGACACCGAAGCACACTTCGACGCACCGGCCGCCGGCAGCCGCGCCTCCGCCACCGTGCACAGGCCCAACACGCCCCGCAATACCGCCGGGGACCCGGCTGTCTACATCCCGCCTTACGACACGGCCGCCTTCGAAGCCTCCGGCACGGTTCCGCTGATCCCTCTCAGCCAGGCTAGCCAACAGGTGCACGGTATGCCCCGAAAACGCGGAATATTTGGCGCGGAGGCGCGCATCCAGCGTGAAATGCGCACCGTTCAGCTCATCAGCCGGCAGGTGCTGCCGCCCATACCGGCGGCCCGGCTGATCAACGGCCTTCAATCTCCCGCAGACAACAGCCACATCGATCACGCGCTGCTCTCCGGCTACCGGCTGGCGCTCATCGGCTCCATGCTCCTGCCCAAGGGGGCTTATGCCTGGGACGGGCAGAGCCTCAGGCACGGCGGGCGTTCCATCGCGCCGCCACAACTTGCCCACGTGGTCCGCGCCATGCAGGACATCTTCCCGGAACTCAACGTCACCGGCTGGACGGTCATCCACAGCCCCGACGGCAACCTCCACGAGCCCGTCATCGACCGCCACAAGCGCTCAGCCGGCGCCGGCGAAACTGTGCAGGTGGTCAACGCAGCGGGGCTGGTGCGCGGCCTCAAGCAGTTCCTGTCCTCCGGCCCCGCTCCCAACACAGTCAATGTACAGATTCTCGCGAGGCTGCTGCGCGGCATGCACTGA
- a CDS encoding tRNA (cytidine(34)-2'-O)-methyltransferase, whose translation MFRILFHSPEIPGNTGNAIRLAAITGAELHLVEPLGFDFSDAKLRRAGLDYHDLAVVTIHKTIEDAWHALQPERVYAFTSDGTASYADIAYLPGDVLMFGQESVGLPEHVKRDPHVTATVRLPMLPSLRSLNLANAASIAVYEAWRQQGFAGAQV comes from the coding sequence GTGTTCCGTATCCTCTTCCACTCCCCCGAAATCCCCGGCAACACCGGCAATGCGATCAGGCTGGCGGCCATCACCGGCGCCGAACTGCACCTGGTGGAACCCCTGGGCTTTGATTTTTCCGACGCCAAGCTCCGGCGGGCCGGCCTGGATTACCACGACCTCGCGGTGGTGACCATCCATAAAACAATCGAGGACGCCTGGCATGCGCTGCAGCCCGAACGGGTGTATGCCTTCACCTCCGACGGCACCGCCAGCTATGCGGATATCGCCTACCTGCCGGGCGATGTGCTGATGTTCGGCCAGGAATCCGTGGGCCTGCCCGAGCACGTAAAGCGGGATCCGCATGTCACCGCAACCGTGCGCCTGCCCATGCTGCCCTCCCTGCGATCGCTGAACCTTGCCAATGCTGCCTCCATCGCCGTCTACGAGGCGTGGCGCCAGCAGGGATTCGCAGGAGCCCAAGTCTGA
- the sigK gene encoding ECF RNA polymerase sigma factor SigK, whose protein sequence is METPNAPNFESRAAVTDTPADPGQRLAGLLARIAGGDQAAFAEFYQLTSRRVFGMARRVLIDPELSEDTTQEVFLQVWQNATKFNPEAGSPMSWLMTISHRRAVDKVRSAQSATDREAKYGASSQDVDHDSVSAEVDSKLEAEAVVRCLETLTDTQQESVRLAYYGGLTYREVAEKLNAAVPTIKSRIRDGLIRLKTCLGVS, encoded by the coding sequence ATGGAAACTCCCAACGCGCCGAATTTTGAGTCCCGGGCCGCAGTCACAGACACACCGGCGGACCCTGGCCAGCGCCTGGCCGGGCTGCTCGCCCGGATTGCCGGTGGCGACCAGGCCGCGTTTGCGGAGTTCTACCAGCTGACCTCGCGCCGGGTTTTTGGCATGGCGCGCCGGGTCCTGATCGATCCCGAACTCAGCGAAGACACAACCCAGGAAGTTTTCCTCCAGGTGTGGCAGAACGCCACAAAGTTCAACCCGGAGGCAGGCAGTCCCATGTCGTGGCTGATGACCATTTCCCATCGCCGGGCAGTGGATAAAGTGCGGTCCGCGCAGTCGGCCACGGACCGTGAGGCCAAGTACGGTGCCAGCAGCCAGGATGTGGACCACGACTCCGTTTCAGCTGAAGTGGACAGCAAGCTTGAGGCCGAGGCGGTGGTCCGGTGCCTGGAAACGCTGACCGATACGCAGCAGGAATCCGTGCGGCTCGCCTACTACGGCGGCCTCACGTACCGCGAAGTCGCGGAAAAGCTCAATGCAGCAGTACCCACCATCAAGTCCCGCATCCGCGACGGACTGATCCGATTGAAGACCTGTCTGGGGGTGAGTTGA